One stretch of Roseovarius mucosus DNA includes these proteins:
- a CDS encoding Ig-like domain-containing protein, with amino-acid sequence MKAIDFVARTDAGNSQRGSIPGQDGVSIIPAGNGQEISLNLRQMDIQGYARDGSNLVINLSDGRVVVLEGYYSATGAPVSRLFISADGYLNEVTLSEGGDGPVYAQYGPTENWAKWSPDEELIFLGGNEVTGPVEDDEVSMLGAAFLGGGGLLGLGGVGAAGAAAAVVAGSGGGDGGGGRGRIEPTVNEDGTITIGGDQDDPKITITGDAEPGSEVDVTIGDQTVTTEADEDGKWEVVFEDETFPEDGEHDVVVVVTEPDGTETTLEGPVVVIDTTPPEVVIEDGVVSTDDIVNADDYEDGIEITGSGEPGAEISVVIEGVTETTVIGEDGQWEVVFDPADIPGGEREVAVVITATDAFGNSTVVTDVVAIDTVPHPIVINASEVGGDGVVNLVEEGAGVAITGSSTPGATVTVTVEGVSRDVLVGEDGTWRAEFDPGTLPGGQYETVVTATTVDAAGNASSTTGTFRVDTEVRDFGMTGAPGGADGVINAAEQGDGFTMSGTVEPGSTVRLTFGTAVVDAAVAADGRWTATFTGAQIAGGTYTGDIVAVATDAAGNVSELRQAVSVDTEANDLSLATDTVGGDGTVNLVETGGQVAITGTATPGATVTVTFAGVTQDVVANASGAWVATVAGSALAAGTYDAPVTAVSVDAAGNRADVSGSVRVDTEVRDFGMTGAPGGADGVINAAEQGDGFTMSGTVEPGSTVRLTFGTAMVDAVVAADGRWTASFTGAQIAGGTYTGDIVAVATDAAGNVSELRQAVSVDTEAGLLTLNAGAIGGDGVINGAEADAGVLVTGTADVGATVIVSLDGVEHTVQADGAGRWQSRYESAEITRGTHVPEVSARTVDAAGNPTEVEATVRVDTQVDNLSLSDLNLAIGADGRDVINNDIATGGFNVTGTIEPGSRVFVTIDGVQHEAQVAANGNWVARFGPNEIAPGERDVALRVDVTDPAGNIAFLTDTVRVDTLVNELSQDGPVTSDNIINISEAAAGVTLTGQVEPGSSAEVRVFGRTYQAVVDAAGNWSVSLPTADIPRQDGQAPMVVFATDGAGNTHQITSSLTLDMVAPETPGIVGYFRQGDGYRNATVETSADDVSIHQVDAGGNVRELALGEQANQFTGETDYFFLNGAGQLAPVSDGSQLVVTSTDAGGNTASTYVVLDETSTSVVNIANPNLSAFDIETIDLRFGDQAQLSLTEEQVLALSGNSDTVLVQGGADDRVTLTGAEAAGRTQIDGQTYDIYTLGNDATVVVDEDIQIVT; translated from the coding sequence ATGAAAGCGATTGATTTTGTCGCTCGCACAGATGCGGGCAATTCGCAGCGTGGGTCAATTCCGGGACAAGATGGCGTAAGCATCATTCCGGCGGGCAACGGACAAGAAATTTCTCTTAATCTTCGGCAAATGGACATTCAGGGTTATGCCCGGGATGGCTCTAACCTTGTGATCAACCTGTCAGATGGCAGGGTGGTTGTGCTGGAGGGATATTATTCCGCAACCGGGGCGCCTGTGAGCCGGCTGTTCATCAGCGCCGACGGTTATCTCAATGAGGTGACGCTGAGCGAGGGCGGCGATGGGCCGGTCTATGCACAGTATGGCCCGACCGAAAATTGGGCCAAATGGAGCCCGGATGAAGAGCTGATCTTTTTGGGCGGCAACGAGGTGACGGGGCCGGTTGAAGATGACGAAGTGTCAATGCTGGGGGCGGCCTTTTTGGGGGGCGGCGGTCTTTTGGGGTTGGGCGGCGTCGGGGCTGCGGGGGCTGCGGCAGCGGTTGTCGCCGGTAGCGGCGGCGGCGATGGTGGCGGTGGCCGCGGTCGGATCGAGCCCACGGTCAATGAGGATGGCACGATCACGATTGGCGGGGATCAGGATGATCCCAAGATCACAATCACCGGCGATGCCGAACCGGGATCCGAGGTGGATGTGACCATCGGCGATCAGACGGTCACCACTGAGGCTGACGAAGACGGGAAATGGGAGGTCGTGTTCGAAGACGAGACCTTCCCCGAAGATGGCGAGCATGATGTGGTTGTCGTCGTCACAGAGCCTGACGGCACCGAGACCACGCTAGAAGGGCCGGTGGTGGTGATCGACACCACGCCGCCCGAGGTGGTGATCGAGGATGGTGTGGTGTCGACCGACGATATCGTCAATGCCGACGACTATGAGGACGGCATCGAGATCACCGGCAGCGGAGAACCGGGGGCCGAGATTTCCGTTGTGATCGAGGGCGTCACCGAAACCACGGTCATCGGTGAGGATGGTCAGTGGGAAGTGGTGTTTGATCCTGCCGATATTCCCGGGGGCGAGCGCGAGGTGGCGGTGGTGATCACCGCGACGGATGCGTTTGGCAATTCGACCGTGGTCACGGATGTTGTGGCGATTGATACGGTGCCGCATCCGATTGTGATCAACGCGTCTGAGGTTGGGGGCGATGGTGTTGTCAATCTGGTGGAAGAGGGGGCCGGTGTGGCAATCACCGGCAGTTCGACGCCGGGGGCCACTGTCACGGTGACGGTCGAGGGTGTATCCCGCGATGTGCTCGTGGGCGAAGATGGCACCTGGCGAGCAGAATTTGATCCGGGCACCCTGCCCGGTGGGCAATATGAGACTGTGGTGACGGCAACCACTGTTGATGCGGCGGGCAATGCCAGCAGCACCACAGGGACATTCCGCGTTGACACTGAAGTGCGCGATTTCGGCATGACCGGTGCGCCCGGTGGGGCCGATGGTGTGATCAACGCCGCTGAGCAGGGCGATGGCTTTACGATGAGCGGCACGGTCGAGCCGGGCTCGACGGTGCGCCTGACCTTTGGCACGGCAGTGGTGGATGCGGCGGTGGCGGCGGATGGCCGCTGGACCGCGACATTCACCGGCGCGCAGATTGCGGGCGGCACCTATACCGGTGATATCGTGGCGGTCGCCACGGATGCCGCAGGCAATGTCAGCGAATTGCGCCAAGCGGTGAGTGTGGATACCGAGGCCAATGATCTGAGTCTTGCGACCGATACGGTCGGGGGCGACGGCACGGTGAACCTTGTCGAAACGGGCGGGCAGGTGGCGATCACCGGCACTGCCACGCCGGGGGCTACAGTGACCGTCACATTCGCAGGCGTGACGCAGGATGTGGTTGCCAATGCGTCGGGCGCTTGGGTGGCCACTGTCGCGGGCAGCGCGCTGGCGGCGGGAACCTATGACGCCCCGGTCACGGCCGTATCCGTCGATGCAGCGGGCAATCGCGCCGATGTAAGCGGTTCGGTGCGTGTTGACACCGAAGTGCGCGATTTCGGCATGACCGGTGCGCCCGGTGGGGCCGATGGTGTGATCAACGCAGCTGAGCAGGGCGATGGCTTTACGATGAGCGGCACGGTCGAGCCGGGCTCGACGGTGCGCCTGACCTTTGGCACGGCGATGGTGGATGCCGTGGTGGCGGCGGATGGCCGCTGGACCGCGAGCTTTACGGGCGCGCAGATCGCGGGCGGCACTTATACCGGTGATATCGTGGCGGTGGCCACGGATGCCGCAGGCAATGTCAGCGAGTTGCGCCAAGCGGTGAGTGTGGATACCGAGGCCGGTCTTTTGACGCTGAACGCGGGGGCGATTGGTGGCGACGGCGTGATCAATGGGGCCGAGGCGGATGCTGGCGTGCTGGTCACCGGCACGGCTGATGTCGGGGCAACCGTGATTGTCAGTCTCGACGGGGTGGAGCATACGGTGCAGGCCGATGGCGCAGGTCGTTGGCAGAGCCGCTATGAAAGCGCCGAGATCACGCGTGGCACGCATGTGCCCGAGGTGAGCGCGCGCACGGTCGATGCGGCAGGCAATCCGACCGAGGTCGAGGCGACGGTGCGCGTGGATACGCAGGTCGACAACCTTAGCCTCAGCGATCTGAACCTTGCGATTGGGGCCGATGGGCGCGATGTCATCAATAATGACATCGCGACGGGTGGTTTCAACGTCACCGGCACGATCGAGCCGGGCAGCCGGGTATTTGTCACCATCGACGGGGTGCAGCACGAGGCGCAGGTGGCGGCCAATGGAAATTGGGTGGCACGCTTTGGCCCCAATGAGATTGCACCCGGCGAGCGCGACGTTGCGTTGCGGGTCGATGTGACCGATCCGGCGGGAAATATCGCATTCCTCACCGATACGGTGCGGGTCGATACCTTGGTCAATGAGCTGAGCCAGGATGGGCCGGTGACATCGGACAACATCATCAACATCTCTGAGGCGGCGGCAGGTGTTACTCTGACCGGGCAGGTGGAGCCGGGATCAAGCGCCGAGGTGCGGGTTTTTGGCCGGACCTATCAGGCGGTGGTCGATGCGGCAGGCAACTGGTCTGTAAGCTTGCCCACTGCGGATATTCCCCGGCAGGATGGTCAAGCCCCGATGGTGGTTTTTGCGACCGATGGGGCAGGCAATACGCATCAGATCACGAGCAGCCTGACGCTCGATATGGTCGCGCCTGAGACACCGGGGATCGTGGGCTATTTCCGGCAGGGCGACGGCTATCGCAATGCCACGGTGGAAACGAGCGCGGACGATGTGAGCATTCATCAGGTCGATGCGGGCGGCAATGTGCGCGAATTGGCACTGGGTGAGCAGGCCAACCAATTCACCGGCGAGACGGATTACTTCTTTCTCAACGGGGCAGGCCAGTTGGCACCGGTATCGGATGGCTCGCAATTGGTGGTGACCAGCACAGATGCCGGGGGCAATACCGCGAGCACCTATGTCGTGCTGGATGAGACCAGCACATCGGTTGTGAACATCGCCAATCCCAATCTTAGCGCCTTTGACATCGAGACGATTGATCTGCGGTTTGGCGATCAGGCGCAATTGAGCCTGACCGAAGAGCAGGTTCTGGCGCTTTCGGGCAATAGCGATACGGTTCTGGTTCAGGGGGGCGCGGATGACCGCGTGACGCTGACCGGGGCCGAGGCCGCAGGCCGCACACAGATCGACGGTCAGACCTATGACATCTACACGCTGGGCAATGATGCCACGGTCGTGGTGGATGAGGATATCCAGATCGTCACCTGA
- a CDS encoding TolC family protein, translating to MGTVTRGFLLAGVCLALAGCWRDDGSDAEVSRAAAGPDLRPDEVARAKEAAGSEIIRDLQARRSVLAPGSSFDQVAGSVLAAYSRSAEADLLSARLRAEAASKNWLPRVGPNISLTSLSDLVSQLIVEQVLFDNGRKKAERDFAKADVEVAAVTLAEDVNGRVFEALSLYLDAAQARERLVLERRTLEDMSHFEWIMSERVKGGVSDMSDLNILRSRLAEIREVMAGQQEAEATALAELNAMAARPLGGVTGLSEVPVDAGSVQSLDVLRAMAEAERDTAEAVMARAGFLPGLTAGGTVGNGDTSFGLNLRSEQLLGLGTGAQLKAVDADKEAAKRRRAQADEDSNRVVQRLEGQLSALSRQVGEASTLRDTAKANLDLFQAQYDAGQRDVMDVVGVYETFAQRQARALALKYELALARLELARHLGVLAEGSRI from the coding sequence ATGGGGACTGTAACGAGGGGCTTTTTGCTTGCGGGGGTCTGTTTGGCGCTTGCAGGGTGTTGGCGCGACGACGGTAGCGATGCCGAAGTGTCACGCGCCGCCGCAGGGCCAGACCTTCGCCCGGATGAGGTGGCGCGGGCCAAAGAGGCCGCAGGTTCCGAGATCATCCGCGATTTGCAGGCGCGCCGATCGGTTTTGGCGCCGGGCAGCAGTTTTGATCAGGTCGCTGGATCGGTTTTGGCCGCCTATAGCCGCAGTGCCGAAGCGGATTTGCTGAGTGCGCGGTTGCGCGCCGAGGCGGCATCCAAGAACTGGTTGCCGCGCGTTGGGCCCAATATCAGCCTGACCAGTCTGAGCGATCTGGTCAGCCAGTTGATCGTCGAGCAGGTGTTGTTCGACAACGGCCGCAAAAAGGCGGAGCGCGACTTTGCCAAGGCCGATGTCGAGGTGGCCGCCGTGACGCTGGCCGAGGATGTGAACGGGCGCGTGTTCGAGGCGCTCTCGCTCTATCTGGATGCGGCGCAGGCGCGCGAGCGGCTGGTGCTGGAACGGCGCACGCTGGAGGATATGAGCCATTTTGAATGGATCATGTCGGAGCGGGTCAAGGGCGGCGTATCGGATATGTCTGACCTCAATATCCTGCGCTCGCGTCTGGCGGAAATCCGCGAGGTGATGGCTGGGCAGCAAGAGGCCGAAGCCACGGCGCTGGCAGAATTGAACGCCATGGCGGCGCGGCCCCTTGGGGGGGTGACGGGCCTGTCGGAGGTGCCGGTTGACGCGGGGTCTGTGCAATCCTTGGACGTTCTGCGCGCCATGGCCGAGGCCGAACGCGACACCGCTGAGGCGGTGATGGCGCGGGCGGGTTTCTTGCCCGGATTGACGGCGGGGGGCACGGTTGGCAATGGCGACACGAGTTTTGGGCTGAACCTGCGGTCCGAACAATTGCTGGGTTTGGGCACCGGGGCGCAATTGAAGGCGGTGGACGCCGATAAAGAAGCCGCCAAGCGCCGCCGCGCGCAGGCGGATGAGGATAGCAACCGGGTTGTGCAGCGGCTGGAGGGGCAGTTGAGCGCCCTGTCGCGGCAGGTGGGCGAGGCAAGCACGCTGCGCGATACTGCCAAGGCCAATCTTGATCTTTTCCAAGCGCAATACGATGCCGGGCAGCGTGATGTCATGGATGTGGTTGGTGTCTATGAGACCTTTGCCCAGCGGCAAGCGCGCGCGCTGGCCCTGAAATACGAACTGGCGCTGGCGCGGCTGGAACTGGCGCGGCATTTGGGCGTGCTGGCGGAGGGGAGCCGGATTTGA
- the argE gene encoding acetylornithine deacetylase translates to MTTQLSDTVGLLRELIAFPTISELSNLDMIAYLGHRLESAGARVDIFHDDIGHKANLFATIGPEVDGGIVLSGHSDVVPVAEQDWASDPFELTEHEGRLYGRGTCDMKGFIAAATAMAPYFAERVRDRPIHFAFTYDEEVGCFGAQALVESLRARNLRPGVAIIGEPTMMRVIEGHKGCYEYTTHFCGLAGHGSAPDRGVNAVEYAVRYVNRLLELKEALRARAPKDSRFDPPWTTINTGSLKGGVAHNVIASNATIEWEMRPVQAADANFVKEDLRRYCEEMLLPRMREICPDASVVTEIIGEVDGLEPTDLNEARDIMMELTGANGADLVPFGTEAGLFQSYGMSAVVCGPGSIDQAHKPDEYLSLDQLQQCLDMLGRLGDRLGR, encoded by the coding sequence GTGACCACTCAGCTTTCCGATACCGTTGGCCTCCTGCGCGAGTTGATCGCGTTTCCCACGATTTCCGAACTCAGTAATCTCGACATGATCGCCTATCTCGGGCACCGCCTCGAATCCGCAGGCGCGCGCGTCGACATCTTTCACGACGATATCGGCCACAAGGCCAATCTCTTTGCCACCATCGGGCCAGAGGTGGACGGCGGCATCGTGCTGTCAGGCCATTCCGATGTGGTGCCGGTGGCCGAACAGGATTGGGCCTCAGACCCGTTCGAACTGACCGAACACGAGGGACGGCTCTATGGGCGCGGCACCTGCGACATGAAAGGCTTTATCGCGGCGGCCACCGCCATGGCCCCCTATTTCGCAGAGCGGGTGCGCGACCGTCCCATTCACTTTGCCTTCACCTATGACGAGGAAGTCGGCTGTTTCGGTGCGCAGGCCTTGGTCGAAAGCCTGCGTGCCCGCAACCTGCGCCCCGGCGTGGCCATCATCGGCGAACCCACGATGATGCGCGTGATCGAAGGGCACAAGGGCTGCTATGAATACACCACCCATTTCTGCGGTTTGGCCGGGCACGGCTCTGCCCCGGACCGGGGCGTGAACGCGGTGGAATACGCGGTGCGCTACGTCAACCGCCTTCTGGAACTCAAAGAGGCGCTGCGCGCCCGCGCCCCCAAAGACAGCCGCTTCGATCCGCCTTGGACCACAATCAACACCGGCTCGCTCAAGGGCGGCGTGGCGCATAACGTCATCGCCTCCAACGCCACCATTGAATGGGAGATGCGCCCCGTTCAGGCCGCCGATGCCAATTTCGTCAAAGAGGACCTGCGCCGCTATTGCGAAGAAATGCTGCTCCCCCGCATGCGCGAGATTTGCCCCGATGCCAGCGTCGTCACCGAAATCATCGGCGAGGTGGACGGGCTCGAACCCACCGATCTGAACGAAGCCCGCGACATCATGATGGAACTCACCGGCGCCAATGGCGCAGATCTCGTGCCCTTCGGCACCGAGGCGGGGCTGTTCCAAAGCTATGGTATGTCGGCGGTCGTCTGCGGCCCCGGCTCGATTGATCAGGCGCACAAGCCCGACGAATACCTCTCGCTCGACCAACTCCAGCAATGTCTCGACATGTTGGGGCGCTTGGGCGATCGGCTTGGGCGCTGA